The segment CGGATGAGGACGAGGCAGACGGCGAAGGAGGCGAGCGCCCCCTCGACGGACTTCTCTCCCCACCGCACCCGCCCTGCGAACCTGCCGACGATCCCCGCCACCTGGTCGCCGACGGCGAGGCAGACGACGCACCCGATCGCGATCCCGGGCGGGAACACCAGCACGCAGAGTGTGAGCGAGGCGACGTAGTAGAAGGAGGTGTTCATCCCTTCGCGCTCCTTCGAGGAGGCGAGATGCCGCAGGTGGCGCCAGAAGAGATAGCGGCCGTACCGGGTGCGGAACCGGAAGACGTCGAGTATGAAGAGCAGGAGAGACGCGGCGGCGAGGATGAGAACGGGCAAGCGGCGGTCGTGGCGCCAGACGAGCAGCCCCGCGACGATCGCCAGGCCGCCGAGGACGTGCCACAGCACACGCAGCAGGTTGACGTCGCCGTTCGGCGTGCAAAGGCTCCATTTCTTCATGCGCCGAGTATAGCGGGCCGCGCCCCCGGGGGCAACGGCCGATCGAGACCGTCCGTCACTCGTCGTACTCGTTCGCGATGTCGCCGATGATGTGCTCGAGCACGTCCTCGAGCGTGACGATCCCCAGCCAGTTTCCATCGCTTCCCGTGACGACGGCGAGGTGGATCGCGCTTTCCTTCATCTGGACGAGCAGCCGCTCGGCCGGCGCGTCGACGTCGACGAAGACAGGATCGTGCATGACGTCCCCGAGGCGTTCCCCGCCGTCGAGCCCGAGCAGATCGAAGAGGGAGATCACGCCGACGACCCGGTGATCCGGCGAGAGGATCGGGAACCGCGAATAGGTGTGGCGCCTCGCGTCCTCGATCGTCTCCCCCACCGTCGCCGTCGCCGCGAAGGAGATCACCTTCTCCCGCGGAACGAGGAGCTCTCCGGTGAGGACGCGCCTGAAATGGAAGACACGGTCGATCAGCATCCGCTCCCGCCGCTCGACGACACCGTCGCGCTTTCCCCGGCTGTACAGGTAGACGAGTTCCTCCCGGGAGGCGAGGAGATCGCGGCGGTCGTCGCCGGCCCCGGTGAGGCGCAGGAGCGCCCGCACGAGAAGCGTGGCGGGAAAGGCGATGGGCCAGAGGACGAACTGGAAGACCCGCAGGAGCGGTCCGACGAGCAGGGAGACACGGTCCGCCTGGTAGATGAAGGCGGCTTTCGGGATCACCTCGCCGAAGACGAGGATGAGGGGCGTCATGACGGCGGTCGCCACGGCGGCGCCCGACTCCCCGAACCAGCGGACGGTGAGGGCCGTTGCGGTCGCCGTGCAGACGACGACGGCGATGTTGGTGCCGACGAGGACGATGCTGAAGAAGGACTCGCTCGAGGAGAGCAGCCGCTCCACGGCGCGGGCGCGCCGGTTGCCCCGGGCGGCGCGGTGATGGAGCTTCACCTTGTTGCACGAGACGACCGCCGACTCGGCGCCGGCGAAGAAGCCCGCGGCCATGAGGGAGACGACGACGATCGCGATCAGGCTAGCGGCGCCCATCGGTCTCCTTCCGTTCTCCTCGTTCGATCTTGATCTTGCAGACACGCGTCTTCTCCGCCGAGAGGACGAGGAACCGCAATCCCGCGATGTCGAAGGACTCACCCTCTCGCGGGATGCGGCCGATCTCCTCGAGGAGATACCCCCCCACCGTCTCGACGTCCCGCGAATCCAGCGCCGTGCCGAGGATGTCGTTGACGTCCTCGAGACGCATCGCTCCCTCCGCGATCATGTGCTCGCGGTCGATCATGATGTATTCGGGCACATCGGGCTCGCGCCGGTCGCGGATCTCGCCGAAGATCTCCTCCAGGATGTCCTCGAGGGTGACGATGCCGTCGAAGGCCCCGTATTCGTCGACCACGATCACCATGTGCCGCCGCGCCGAGATCAGCTCGCCGAAGAGCTCGCGCGTCTTCTTGCTTCCCGGCGCGAAGAGGGGCTCGCGCATCGCCTCGCGCAGGTGGACGCGCTCGTCCCGCCCGTAGGAAAGG is part of the Candidatus Krumholzibacteriota bacterium genome and harbors:
- a CDS encoding DUF21 domain-containing protein → MGAASLIAIVVVSLMAAGFFAGAESAVVSCNKVKLHHRAARGNRRARAVERLLSSSESFFSIVLVGTNIAVVVCTATATALTVRWFGESGAAVATAVMTPLILVFGEVIPKAAFIYQADRVSLLVGPLLRVFQFVLWPIAFPATLLVRALLRLTGAGDDRRDLLASREELVYLYSRGKRDGVVERRERMLIDRVFHFRRVLTGELLVPREKVISFAATATVGETIEDARRHTYSRFPILSPDHRVVGVISLFDLLGLDGGERLGDVMHDPVFVDVDAPAERLLVQMKESAIHLAVVTGSDGNWLGIVTLEDVLEHIIGDIANEYDE